In Arcanobacterium wilhelmae, the following are encoded in one genomic region:
- the ispG gene encoding flavodoxin-dependent (E)-4-hydroxy-3-methylbut-2-enyl-diphosphate synthase gives MSNPIGLGIPSVREVEEPLSPRKPTRKITVGGVSVGGDAPISVQSMTNTKTWDIGATLQQIAALTAAGCDIVRIACPTDKDAEAIPVIVDKSQIPVVVDVHFQPSYVFTAIEAGAGVRVNPGNIKKFDNKIPEIAAAAKANGTAMRIGVNAGSLDPRLLKKYGKATPEALVESAVNEARLFEDAGFYDFAISVKHHDPVTMIQAYRLLSEKGDWPLHLGVTEAGPMLQGTVKSATAFGVLLAEGIGDTIRVSLSADPVEEVKVGEQILRSLNLRPKKLEIVSCPSCGRAQVDVYSLADKVTEGLKDVSFPLRVAVMGCVVNGPGEAREADLGVASGNGKGQIFVKGKVVETVPEEEIVETLIRRARAVAEELGLNEDPSASPEVLV, from the coding sequence ATGAGTAACCCGATTGGACTTGGAATTCCGAGCGTGCGCGAGGTGGAAGAACCGCTTTCCCCGCGTAAGCCGACCCGCAAGATTACCGTGGGCGGAGTATCGGTTGGCGGAGATGCCCCGATCTCGGTGCAGTCCATGACCAACACGAAGACCTGGGATATTGGCGCCACTCTCCAGCAGATCGCGGCGCTGACCGCCGCGGGTTGCGATATCGTGCGTATTGCGTGTCCGACGGATAAAGATGCCGAAGCGATCCCGGTGATTGTGGACAAGAGCCAGATCCCGGTGGTCGTCGACGTGCATTTCCAGCCGTCCTACGTTTTTACCGCGATCGAGGCCGGCGCGGGCGTGCGTGTGAATCCGGGCAACATCAAGAAGTTTGATAACAAGATTCCCGAGATCGCTGCAGCGGCGAAGGCTAATGGCACTGCGATGCGCATCGGAGTGAACGCCGGTTCGCTCGATCCGCGCTTGCTGAAAAAGTATGGAAAGGCCACGCCGGAGGCCCTCGTGGAATCGGCAGTGAACGAGGCGCGCCTTTTTGAAGATGCCGGGTTCTACGATTTCGCCATCTCTGTCAAGCATCATGATCCGGTCACGATGATCCAGGCGTACCGTCTGCTGTCCGAGAAGGGCGATTGGCCGCTTCACCTTGGCGTGACGGAGGCGGGCCCGATGCTTCAGGGCACGGTGAAGTCGGCGACCGCGTTCGGCGTTCTTCTCGCCGAGGGGATCGGCGATACGATCCGGGTCTCGCTTTCTGCTGATCCGGTGGAAGAGGTGAAGGTGGGCGAGCAGATCCTGCGCAGCTTGAACCTGCGCCCGAAGAAGCTTGAGATCGTTTCGTGTCCGTCGTGTGGGCGCGCCCAGGTGGATGTGTATTCGCTTGCGGACAAGGTTACGGAGGGCTTGAAGGACGTGAGTTTCCCGTTGCGCGTTGCCGTCATGGGGTGCGTGGTGAACGGTCCGGGCGAGGCACGCGAGGCTGATCTCGGTGTGGCGTCTGGTAATGGCAAGGGCCAGATTTTCGTCAAGGGCAAGGTTGTTGAGACGGTGCCGGAGGAGGAGATCGTTGAGACTCTGATCCGCCGCGCTCGCGCTGTGGCAGAGGAACTTGGTCTGAACGAGGATCCGTCGGCTTCTCCTGAGGTTCTCGTTTAA
- the rimP gene encoding ribosome maturation factor RimP: MANVQNQEIFDLLSPVVADAGLYLEAVKVVRAGKHTSVRVIVDLESGPGGVGTDVLGDVTRAISVALDEADPVNGAYTLEVSTPGAERKLTEPRHFSRAIGHLSNVNLESEHVQGRVLSVGDDKMVLRIESKGAQEREIPLSQVRSAKVVLELKKPEGE, from the coding sequence ATGGCGAATGTTCAAAACCAGGAAATTTTTGATCTGCTTTCACCAGTTGTTGCGGATGCGGGACTTTATCTTGAAGCAGTGAAGGTTGTCCGAGCGGGCAAGCATACTTCTGTGCGCGTGATCGTGGATCTCGAGTCGGGGCCAGGGGGAGTGGGCACGGATGTGCTTGGCGATGTCACCCGCGCTATTTCGGTGGCGCTCGATGAGGCTGATCCGGTCAACGGCGCCTATACCCTCGAAGTGTCGACTCCGGGGGCGGAGCGCAAGCTCACCGAACCTCGTCATTTCTCCCGCGCGATCGGACATCTTTCGAACGTCAATCTCGAATCTGAGCACGTGCAGGGGCGGGTTTTGAGCGTCGGCGATGATAAAATGGTTCTTCGGATTGAATCGAAGGGCGCCCAGGAGCGTGAGATCCCACTCTCACAGGTCCGAAGCGCAAAAGTGGTGCTCGAGCTGAAGAAGCCTGAAGGAGAGTAA
- the rbfA gene encoding 30S ribosome-binding factor RbfA, with translation MTNPRAAKVAERIREVVARLLDSGVKDPRLGMVTVTDVRVTGDLQHATVFYTVFGGEEQARQSAKALESAKGMLRSNVGKQLGLRLTPSLEFVLDALPETARSLEDVLTAARFRDEKIRQAAEGATYAGDADPYKKPREVEAAESAESAEELA, from the coding sequence ATGACCAATCCACGTGCAGCAAAGGTAGCAGAGCGCATCCGCGAAGTGGTCGCGCGTCTGCTCGATTCCGGCGTGAAGGATCCGCGCCTCGGTATGGTCACAGTGACCGACGTCCGCGTGACGGGCGATCTCCAGCACGCTACGGTCTTCTACACGGTGTTCGGTGGCGAGGAGCAGGCCCGGCAGAGCGCGAAGGCTCTCGAATCTGCCAAGGGCATGTTGCGCTCGAACGTGGGCAAGCAGCTGGGGTTGCGCCTCACGCCAAGCCTCGAGTTCGTTCTCGACGCTCTTCCCGAAACGGCTCGTTCGCTCGAAGACGTGCTTACTGCGGCGCGTTTCCGCGACGAGAAGATCCGCCAGGCGGCTGAAGGCGCAACCTACGCGGGCGACGCCGATCCGTACAAGAAGCCGCGTGAGGTGGAGGCTGCAGAATCGGCAGAATCAGCTGAGGAACTGGCCTGA
- a CDS encoding GNAT family N-acetyltransferase has protein sequence MFFFSRRSVRRLTAFDRPALIRLLDTDPVATVLARVPVEQRRSLTSAIGLFDSDGLRSVAWAGGTLVPYGFDDDGLDQLAAHIVKTSPSASSIVGPQDQVMGLWKRLESHMPEPRDVRVEQYSMVFAREPQVGGDPLVRRATPAEAPLVYPAAVAMFTEEVGYDPSGRYYRSRVENLIGEGRTFVRMGRGFNGEPKVEFKADVGALAGGVAQIQGVWVAPELRGQGIASACMSRVAQIVARQIAPTVSLYVNDYNLAAVRVYEKSGFVTVGHFSTVLL, from the coding sequence ATGTTTTTCTTTTCACGCCGGTCGGTTCGAAGGCTCACCGCCTTCGACCGGCCGGCGCTCATACGCTTGCTCGATACAGATCCTGTTGCGACGGTGCTCGCTCGCGTCCCTGTCGAGCAACGCCGGAGCCTGACGTCGGCGATCGGCCTGTTCGATTCCGACGGCTTGCGTAGCGTCGCGTGGGCTGGTGGGACACTAGTTCCGTACGGTTTCGACGACGATGGGCTGGATCAGCTTGCCGCGCACATCGTGAAAACCTCCCCATCGGCGTCGTCGATTGTCGGGCCACAGGACCAGGTGATGGGCTTATGGAAGAGGCTCGAATCGCACATGCCCGAGCCTCGCGACGTGCGCGTCGAACAGTACTCGATGGTCTTCGCCCGCGAGCCGCAGGTGGGTGGCGATCCGCTCGTGCGCCGAGCGACACCCGCGGAGGCTCCCTTGGTCTATCCGGCGGCGGTCGCAATGTTCACTGAGGAAGTCGGTTACGACCCGTCGGGACGTTACTACCGTTCGCGCGTCGAAAACCTCATCGGCGAGGGGCGAACGTTCGTGCGGATGGGCCGCGGCTTTAATGGGGAGCCGAAAGTGGAGTTCAAGGCCGACGTCGGGGCATTGGCTGGGGGAGTTGCCCAAATCCAGGGGGTGTGGGTAGCGCCCGAACTACGCGGGCAAGGGATCGCGAGCGCATGCATGAGTCGTGTGGCGCAGATCGTGGCCCGACAGATCGCTCCGACAGTGAGCCTGTATGTCAACGATTACAATCTGGCGGCTGTTCGGGTGTATGAAAAGTCGGGATTTGTGACGGTTGGCCATTTCTCTACCGTTCTTTTGTAA
- the nusA gene encoding transcription termination factor NusA, translating into MDISLNELKVVESELGVSLDLLLGAIEDALIHAYLRVPGAVRGARVELNRTTGKVTVWAPELDENGEKIGEFDDTPNDFGRIATATARSIIAQRLRDAESKRILGDFAGKEGQIVSGVVDGPANNHPESRDLFIELGENRGILRGEEQVASEHYRHGDLIRALILDISVGQRGASIRLSRSHPDFVRRLFETEVPEIADGIVEIVALAREAGHRSKIAVWSNDPSVGAKGASIGHNGQRVRAVTAELSGEKIDVVDYDDDPALFIAAALSPAKVIRVDILNKDMRQARAIVPDDQASLAIGKEAQNVRLAAKLTGWSIDIRKASEDSAA; encoded by the coding sequence GTGGACATTTCGCTCAACGAACTAAAGGTCGTGGAATCTGAACTCGGAGTGAGCTTGGATCTTCTCCTCGGCGCAATCGAGGATGCTCTCATTCACGCATACCTTCGCGTGCCTGGCGCTGTGCGAGGGGCGCGAGTCGAGCTCAATCGGACCACCGGTAAGGTCACGGTGTGGGCGCCCGAGCTCGATGAAAACGGTGAGAAGATCGGCGAGTTCGACGATACTCCGAACGATTTCGGCCGCATCGCGACAGCGACCGCGCGTTCCATCATCGCTCAGCGCCTTCGCGATGCTGAATCCAAGCGGATCCTCGGCGATTTCGCTGGCAAGGAAGGGCAAATCGTTTCCGGAGTAGTTGATGGTCCGGCGAACAATCATCCCGAGTCGCGTGATCTTTTCATCGAGCTTGGTGAAAACCGTGGAATCCTGCGCGGCGAGGAGCAGGTGGCGTCCGAGCACTACCGCCACGGTGATCTCATTCGCGCGCTGATTCTCGATATTTCGGTTGGCCAGCGGGGTGCGTCGATTCGCCTGTCGCGTTCGCATCCTGATTTTGTCCGCCGCCTGTTTGAAACCGAAGTCCCTGAAATCGCCGACGGCATTGTGGAGATCGTTGCTCTGGCCCGCGAGGCGGGTCATCGTTCAAAGATCGCTGTCTGGTCGAACGATCCGTCGGTTGGTGCTAAGGGTGCCTCGATCGGCCATAACGGTCAGCGTGTCCGTGCAGTCACGGCTGAACTGAGTGGCGAAAAAATCGACGTTGTCGATTACGACGACGATCCCGCGCTCTTCATCGCGGCCGCGCTCTCGCCGGCGAAGGTCATTCGAGTGGACATTCTGAATAAGGACATGCGCCAGGCTCGTGCGATTGTCCCTGATGACCAGGCATCGCTCGCGATCGGCAAGGAGGCACAAAACGTGCGCCTTGCCGCCAAGCTGACAGGATGGTCGATCGACATCCGCAAGGCAAGCGAGGATTCTGCCGCCTAG
- a CDS encoding YlxR family protein, with amino-acid sequence MCSSQNAPVREPLRTCVGCREKSTQRALCRLKLAAGTVVVDDKGSLPGRGAWIHPTSSCYDNAQKRHAFARAFKTQKANAEALGHWLIERGHMASTSHEGG; translated from the coding sequence ATGTGCTCTTCTCAGAACGCGCCTGTGCGCGAACCGCTCCGGACCTGCGTCGGTTGTCGGGAGAAGAGTACCCAGCGGGCGCTGTGTCGTCTCAAACTGGCTGCCGGAACGGTGGTCGTGGACGATAAGGGCTCGCTTCCTGGGCGAGGAGCGTGGATTCATCCCACCTCGTCCTGCTATGACAACGCCCAAAAGCGTCACGCGTTCGCCCGAGCGTTCAAAACCCAAAAGGCGAATGCTGAGGCTCTTGGGCACTGGTTAATCGAGCGAGGCCACATGGCCTCAACTTCACACGAAGGCGGGTAG
- the infB gene encoding translation initiation factor IF-2, with protein MAKVRVHELAKEIGVTSKKLLETLKANGEFVKSASSSIEAPVVRIAREYYEKHPEELDSAPAAKKEEAKAPAKAPKATEAKPAEKKSEAPASADVKKFAPKPGAKSAPKPGANKPVPAQPVAEEKHEAPKPKRSVATPGEAHRSAEAARDAVAPRPQRRGPRPGNSPFASHQGMNSGRKGPRPGNSPFGSNQGMGTRGKPGAGKPAAGANAGGSHGQGGNGQGGQRRGGAPKPGARRPSPALMPDQMPQPTADSRGGRGGRGGRGGHGGPGGNRPGGGFTRSGGKARGGSTAGAFGRGGKSRGRKKQNNKREYEEQSSPMLQGVQVPRGDGSTVVRVRQGASLADFAEKIQADPAALVTVLFRMGEMATANQSLDEDTFQLLGAELGYDIKIMSVEDEDREILEAFDIDLQAEEAEQDPDRLKPRPPVVTVMGHVDHGKTKLLDAIRHADVVEGEAGGITQSIGAYQTHVDVEGERRTITFIDTPGHEAFTQMRARGADVTDVAIIVVAANDGVMPQTVEAINHAKAAEVPIIVAVNKIDLPEANPGKVRAQLTEYELVAEEYGGDIPFVDISAKKKIGIEELLAQVITTSDILVTPQADPEGPARGVAIEAKLDQGRGSVITALVQNGTLRIGDSVVVGTAYGRVRAMADEWGHRIEEAGPSRPVQMLGLTSVPGAGDQLIVAEDDRTARQIAERREAAKRAATLAKRRKRISLEDLTAAIEEGKIEHLNLIIKGDSSGSVEALESSLYEIEVGDGEVQLNVIHRGVGAITQSDVDLATVDNAVIIGFNVRPAERVQELADSEGVEMKFYNVIYDAIDEVESAMKGKLKPIYEEHQLGTAEIRQVFRSGKFGNIAGSIIRKGSIKRGTKARLVRDGAVIAADLEIQSLRREKDDVTEVREGYECGITLGYKDIKEGDIIETWEMREIPRD; from the coding sequence GTGGCAAAGGTCCGCGTACATGAACTCGCCAAAGAAATCGGCGTTACCAGCAAGAAGCTGCTTGAAACGCTGAAGGCAAACGGCGAATTCGTTAAGAGTGCGTCCTCGTCGATCGAGGCGCCCGTTGTGCGTATCGCACGCGAATACTATGAGAAGCACCCGGAGGAGCTCGATTCCGCTCCGGCTGCGAAGAAGGAAGAGGCGAAGGCTCCGGCAAAGGCTCCCAAGGCTACCGAAGCAAAGCCCGCCGAAAAGAAGTCTGAAGCCCCGGCGTCGGCGGACGTGAAGAAGTTCGCGCCCAAGCCGGGTGCGAAGAGCGCCCCGAAGCCGGGCGCGAACAAGCCGGTCCCGGCCCAACCCGTGGCAGAAGAGAAGCATGAGGCTCCTAAGCCGAAGCGCTCGGTGGCAACCCCAGGTGAAGCGCATCGCAGTGCTGAAGCGGCTCGCGACGCCGTCGCGCCGCGCCCGCAGCGTCGTGGCCCACGCCCGGGTAACTCGCCCTTCGCCTCGCACCAGGGCATGAACTCGGGCCGCAAGGGCCCACGTCCGGGCAACTCGCCATTCGGTTCCAACCAGGGCATGGGGACCCGCGGTAAGCCGGGCGCAGGTAAGCCTGCGGCTGGCGCAAATGCGGGAGGTAGCCATGGCCAGGGCGGCAACGGCCAGGGTGGTCAGCGCCGTGGCGGCGCTCCGAAGCCTGGCGCACGTCGTCCCTCGCCGGCCCTGATGCCAGATCAGATGCCTCAGCCGACCGCAGATTCGCGCGGTGGCCGCGGTGGTCGTGGCGGCCGTGGTGGTCACGGTGGCCCCGGCGGAAATCGTCCGGGCGGCGGTTTCACCCGCTCCGGTGGTAAGGCTCGCGGCGGCTCCACTGCCGGCGCGTTCGGTCGCGGCGGGAAGTCGCGCGGCCGAAAGAAGCAGAACAACAAGCGTGAGTATGAAGAGCAGAGCTCGCCGATGCTCCAGGGCGTCCAGGTGCCCCGTGGCGATGGTTCCACAGTGGTGCGCGTTCGACAGGGCGCTTCGCTGGCCGATTTCGCTGAGAAGATTCAGGCGGATCCGGCAGCACTGGTGACAGTCCTGTTCCGCATGGGCGAAATGGCAACCGCGAACCAGTCCCTCGATGAGGATACGTTCCAGTTGCTCGGTGCCGAGCTCGGTTACGACATCAAGATCATGTCGGTTGAGGACGAGGATCGCGAGATCCTCGAGGCCTTCGATATCGATCTACAGGCCGAAGAGGCCGAGCAGGATCCGGATCGCTTGAAGCCGCGTCCTCCGGTTGTGACGGTGATGGGCCACGTCGATCACGGTAAGACGAAGCTTCTGGATGCGATCCGCCACGCCGACGTCGTCGAAGGTGAGGCGGGCGGTATCACCCAGTCCATCGGTGCGTACCAGACGCACGTGGATGTTGAGGGCGAGCGCCGCACGATCACGTTCATCGATACCCCGGGCCACGAGGCGTTCACGCAGATGCGTGCCCGCGGTGCAGATGTCACCGATGTCGCGATCATCGTCGTGGCCGCGAACGACGGCGTGATGCCGCAAACGGTCGAGGCAATTAACCACGCCAAGGCGGCTGAAGTGCCGATCATCGTGGCAGTGAACAAGATCGATCTTCCGGAAGCCAACCCGGGTAAGGTGCGCGCACAGCTCACTGAGTACGAGCTGGTGGCCGAGGAGTACGGCGGCGATATTCCGTTCGTCGATATTTCGGCGAAGAAGAAGATCGGTATCGAGGAGCTGCTCGCGCAGGTCATTACCACGTCCGATATTTTGGTGACTCCGCAGGCCGATCCGGAAGGTCCGGCGCGCGGCGTGGCGATTGAGGCCAAGCTCGATCAGGGCCGCGGTTCGGTGATTACTGCGCTCGTCCAAAACGGTACGCTTCGCATTGGTGATTCCGTTGTGGTGGGCACTGCGTACGGCCGTGTCCGTGCAATGGCCGACGAGTGGGGCCACCGCATCGAGGAAGCCGGTCCGTCGCGTCCGGTGCAGATGCTGGGCTTGACGTCGGTGCCAGGCGCTGGCGATCAGCTGATCGTGGCTGAAGATGATCGCACGGCTCGCCAGATTGCCGAGCGACGCGAGGCGGCCAAGCGTGCGGCAACCCTGGCGAAGCGCCGCAAGCGCATCTCGCTCGAGGATCTCACTGCCGCAATCGAAGAGGGCAAGATCGAGCACCTCAACCTCATCATCAAGGGCGATTCGTCCGGTTCAGTCGAAGCGCTCGAATCCTCGCTCTACGAGATCGAGGTTGGCGACGGCGAGGTTCAGCTCAACGTAATCCACCGTGGCGTTGGCGCGATTACGCAGTCCGACGTCGATCTGGCGACCGTTGATAACGCTGTGATCATCGGTTTCAACGTGCGCCCTGCTGAGCGCGTGCAGGAGCTCGCTGATTCTGAGGGCGTGGAGATGAAGTTCTACAACGTCATCTACGACGCGATCGACGAAGTCGAGTCCGCCATGAAGGGCAAGCTCAAGCCGATCTACGAAGAGCACCAGCTGGGCACCGCGGAAATCCGCCAGGTGTTCCGTTCGGGCAAGTTCGGCAACATCGCTGGTTCGATCATCCGCAAGGGCTCGATCAAGCGTGGCACGAAGGCTCGCCTGGTTCGCGACGGAGCTGTGATCGCAGCAGATCTGGAGATCCAGTCGCTGCGCCGCGAGAAGGACGATGTGACCGAGGTCCGCGAGGGCTACGAGTGTGGTATCACTCTGGGCTACAAGGACATTAAGGAAGGCGACATCATCGAAACGTGGGAGATGCGCGAGATTCCGCGCGACTGA
- the truB gene encoding tRNA pseudouridine(55) synthase TruB, translated as MAGERRQMPWGDLPRAVNTAPDGIVLVDKPQGVTSHDVVGAVRRLAGTRKVGHAGTLDPMATGLLVIGIGRATKLLTYITGHDKTYETRIAFGVTTSSEDADGDVLEVRSADGLTPQAVDAAMATLTGDIMQRPSSVSAIKIDGKRAHELMREGVDVQIPAREVHVAEFRRTSELGKAWFSDGSGEYDVVLMDATASVSTGTYIRALGRDLGEALGVGAHLRMLRRTRVGAWNVSDAVTIEQLAGAVHSGEAIPVRGIDAVCRDVFPVIEVSDAEAQLLGRGQFIDKRPSDSWPAAAFCDGKAIALVSPRAGKLKPDLQIMVPSA; from the coding sequence ATGGCAGGTGAGCGCCGGCAGATGCCGTGGGGTGATCTCCCGCGGGCGGTGAACACGGCACCCGATGGCATCGTCCTCGTCGATAAGCCACAGGGCGTCACGTCTCACGACGTCGTCGGCGCCGTTCGCCGCCTTGCTGGTACTCGGAAAGTGGGGCACGCGGGCACGCTCGATCCGATGGCCACCGGATTGTTGGTGATCGGCATCGGGCGCGCCACGAAGCTCCTCACGTACATCACGGGGCACGATAAAACGTACGAGACGCGCATCGCGTTCGGCGTGACCACCTCGAGCGAGGATGCCGACGGCGACGTGCTCGAGGTGCGCAGCGCTGATGGCCTGACGCCGCAGGCTGTGGACGCCGCGATGGCGACGCTCACGGGAGATATCATGCAGCGTCCGTCGTCGGTGTCCGCGATTAAGATCGATGGCAAGCGTGCCCACGAGCTGATGCGCGAGGGTGTGGACGTGCAGATCCCGGCGCGGGAGGTGCACGTCGCCGAGTTCCGACGCACCTCGGAGCTCGGAAAAGCATGGTTCTCGGACGGTAGCGGCGAGTACGACGTCGTGCTGATGGACGCAACCGCGTCGGTCAGCACGGGCACGTATATCCGTGCGCTCGGCCGCGATCTGGGCGAGGCGCTCGGCGTTGGCGCGCATCTGCGGATGCTTCGGCGAACGCGAGTGGGCGCCTGGAACGTGTCCGACGCGGTAACGATCGAACAGCTTGCCGGCGCAGTCCATTCGGGGGAGGCGATCCCGGTGCGCGGAATCGACGCCGTGTGCCGCGATGTGTTCCCCGTGATCGAGGTGAGCGACGCAGAAGCTCAGCTCCTCGGACGCGGGCAGTTTATTGACAAACGCCCGTCCGATTCGTGGCCAGCCGCAGCATTCTGCGATGGGAAAGCAATCGCGCTGGTTTCGCCTCGTGCGGGCAAACTCAAACCCGATCTTCAGATCATGGTGCCTTCGGCGTAA
- a CDS encoding proline--tRNA ligase, whose translation MSNLFVRTLREDPADAEVNSHKLLVRGGYVRRVAPGIYTWLPLGLKVLRKVENIVREEMDAAGAQEMLFPALLPREPYEATNRWEEYGPNLFRLKDRRENDYLLAPTHEEMFTVAVKDMYSSYKDLPVTLYQIQTKYRDEARPRAGIIRTREFIMKDAYSFDLEDEGLAASYENMRQAYQKVFARLGLPVAICSATSGAMGGSRSEEFLFPCAIGEDTFVRSPGGYAANTEAVTTPPVPEQDYSGVAEPTQVATPNAKTIEDLVGVLNEVAPREDRAWEAGDTLKNVVVVLTHPDGERELVVIGVPGDREVDLKRVEANVSPAEVELATPEDLAKHPELVAGYIGPRVIGPNSPARTVDEDGAVSGSVRYLLDPHVAKGSAWITGADEFEAHLVNMVYGRDFKADGMIEAAEVRAGDEAPDGSGPLSIERGIEVGHIFQLGRKYAKALDLKVLDQNGKAQVVTMGSYGIGVSRVMASLAELNCDEKGLVWPTHIAPAQVHVLATGKGDEVFEAAERIAAEIEAAGFEAIVDDRRKVSAGVKFADFELLGMPYGVVVGRGLKDGIVEVRDRREVTSTEVSVDEAVATVLDLLK comes from the coding sequence ATGTCTAATCTGTTCGTCCGCACGCTCCGTGAGGATCCTGCCGACGCCGAAGTGAATTCCCATAAGTTGCTGGTTCGTGGCGGCTACGTTCGCCGCGTCGCCCCCGGTATCTACACCTGGTTACCCCTTGGCTTGAAGGTGTTGCGCAAGGTAGAGAACATCGTGCGAGAAGAGATGGACGCCGCTGGCGCCCAGGAGATGCTGTTCCCGGCGCTGTTGCCGCGTGAGCCGTATGAGGCCACGAACCGCTGGGAAGAGTACGGCCCGAACCTGTTCCGTCTGAAGGATCGCCGCGAGAACGATTACCTTCTGGCTCCCACCCACGAGGAGATGTTCACGGTTGCCGTGAAGGATATGTACTCCTCGTACAAGGATCTGCCGGTTACGCTCTACCAGATTCAGACGAAGTACCGCGATGAGGCTCGCCCGCGCGCAGGCATCATCCGTACGCGTGAGTTCATCATGAAGGATGCCTACTCCTTCGATCTGGAAGATGAAGGCTTGGCTGCCTCCTACGAGAACATGCGCCAGGCGTACCAGAAGGTGTTTGCTCGCCTTGGCCTGCCTGTTGCGATCTGCTCTGCGACGTCGGGAGCCATGGGTGGCTCGCGTTCGGAGGAGTTCCTCTTCCCGTGTGCGATCGGCGAAGATACGTTCGTGCGTTCCCCGGGCGGTTATGCTGCGAACACTGAGGCTGTTACCACGCCGCCGGTTCCGGAGCAGGATTACTCCGGTGTTGCGGAGCCTACCCAGGTGGCCACGCCGAACGCGAAGACGATCGAGGATCTCGTTGGTGTGCTCAACGAGGTGGCTCCGCGCGAGGATCGTGCGTGGGAAGCTGGCGATACGTTGAAGAACGTGGTTGTTGTGCTCACGCACCCGGATGGCGAGCGCGAGCTCGTGGTGATCGGCGTTCCTGGCGATCGCGAAGTGGATCTCAAGCGCGTGGAAGCGAACGTTTCTCCTGCCGAGGTTGAGCTTGCCACACCTGAGGATCTTGCGAAGCATCCGGAGCTGGTGGCGGGCTACATCGGCCCGCGCGTGATTGGTCCGAATTCGCCGGCGCGCACGGTTGATGAGGATGGTGCAGTCTCTGGTTCGGTCCGTTACCTGCTCGATCCGCATGTTGCAAAGGGCAGTGCCTGGATTACTGGTGCAGATGAATTCGAGGCTCACCTGGTGAATATGGTGTACGGCCGCGATTTCAAGGCTGACGGCATGATCGAAGCTGCCGAGGTTCGTGCAGGCGACGAGGCGCCGGATGGATCCGGCCCGCTTTCCATCGAGCGTGGTATCGAGGTTGGCCACATCTTCCAGCTCGGCCGCAAGTATGCGAAGGCTCTGGATCTGAAGGTTCTCGATCAGAATGGCAAGGCCCAGGTAGTCACAATGGGTTCCTACGGCATTGGCGTCTCTCGTGTGATGGCGTCACTCGCAGAGTTGAACTGCGACGAGAAGGGCCTCGTGTGGCCCACTCATATCGCTCCGGCCCAGGTGCACGTCCTCGCCACAGGCAAGGGCGATGAGGTGTTTGAGGCTGCTGAGCGCATCGCGGCAGAGATCGAGGCTGCGGGCTTCGAAGCCATCGTGGATGATCGTCGTAAGGTCTCTGCCGGTGTGAAGTTCGCCGATTTCGAGCTTCTCGGCATGCCCTACGGCGTGGTCGTTGGCCGTGGTTTGAAGGATGGAATTGTAGAGGTCCGCGACCGCCGCGAAGTCACGTCCACCGAAGTCTCGGTTGACGAGGCAGTGGCGACAGTCCTCGACCTCCTGAAGTAA